One region of Brachyhypopomus gauderio isolate BG-103 chromosome 9, BGAUD_0.2, whole genome shotgun sequence genomic DNA includes:
- the LOC143523027 gene encoding uncharacterized protein LOC143523027, whose protein sequence is MDYTDRRRNRGDEFSEQIKRNDERFRSIMEGIFQKYSGLDDQGPDVCFNTMTFRTGEGSVPIYSVEADREMRRVWSRVKGQRPPLDTSVVLASAKDEYDLSGQEMDETHGAENELDFSTDNQNCSLTGPHASAWIEMSQPEEEDQDLERTLSSHGNTLLDVYPSMLDQIGKVCQRQRVMDVASTVLQKYRRQSCQPTRPRGRNRGVHSRTLNKENSIAVQQPLHSNGDCHHNRWSSDQADSARGSMPELFPYKSIPNSPSSSTGFFYSPRRDGAEQHVEVQKGSPHKPVHVIDLLTSPSSSPTSSPSSDLNQTYDIEQVAMQTPHGVLASPFCGPAQTKWNSPQKEAKSPLLIGRGGRPEISSPTSCSRRQPEQECANGFVGRERFRNSSCSPATSLQRTLVGRSLSVGRSPLRPRIRSLEREQQTPSFMCSPKQTLPVNDWDVFSVCHSPYRNQQEMLSSPHPACQQDVTMAPDHQISPRPPYRRRSLSGHQPVSSVSHMSRRGQIDAEFRRIYHHFICRGSSSYPTFCHLCQSQLDDGVQGRSLPSSSWSALAPTPPWHRLKKRCRQPEEEEESLRFKRFRESYSPRSKNQQLWLKHQQANRYICDSMENTSEDKRTWNRALLLQCPSPGLLRASERTRKVPGSKHGLLTHQHSPSWRDTLRPVEATSPMRSWNQSGVSQSPSMSRRRLLYGPLQ, encoded by the exons aTGGACTACACTGACCGTCGTAGAAATCGTGGAGATGAATTTTCAGAGCAAATAAAGAGAAATGACGAGCGCTTTAGGAGCATAATGGAGGGAATATTTCAAAAG TACTCAGGTTTAGATGACCAAGGACCCGACGTGTGCTTCAACACCATGACCTTCAGGACGGGGGAAG GTTCGGTACCGATATACAGTGTGGAGGCGGACCGGGAGATGCGACGTGTGTGG AGTCGGGTCAAAGGTCAACGGCCGCCGCTTGACA CATCTGTAGTGTTGGCCAGTGCTAAGGATGAATATGATCTCTCAGGGCAAGAA ATGGATGAAACACATGGAGCCGAGAATGAGCTAGACTTTTCCACTGACAATCAAAACTGCTCGCTGACTGGACCTCATGCCAGTGCGTGGATTGAGATGTCTCAGCCTGAAGAAGAGGACCAGGATCTGGAAAGAACGCTGAGCAGCCACGGGAACACCCTGCTGGACGTCTATCCCAGCATGCTCGACCAGATTGGCAAGGTATGCCAACGGCAGCGCGTGATGGACGTGGCTAGCACCGTGCTGCAGAAGTACCGCCGCCAATCCTGCCAGCCAACGCGGCCCCGGGGACGAAACCGCGGCGTCCACTCCCGCACGCTGAACAAGGAGAATTCAATTGCTGTCCAGCAACCACTGCACAGTAACGGAGACTGCCATCATAACCGTTGGTCCAGTGACCAGGCGGACTCGGCCCGCGGAAGCATGCCGGAGCTTTTTCCATACAAGAGCATCCCAAATTCACCCTCTTCGTCCACTGGATTTTTTTACTCACCCCGAAGAGACGGCGCAGAGCAACATGTGGAGGTGCAAAAAGGTTCTCCACACAAGCCTGTTCACGTGATAGACCTGCTGACATCTCCATCTTcttcccccacctcctccccatCATCTGATCTAAATCAGACCTACGACATTGAGCAAGTTGCCATGCAAACACCTCATGGTGTTCTTGCTTCTCCTTTCTGCGGACCAGCCCAAACTAAGTGGAACTCTCCGCAGAAAGAGGCTAAGAGCCCTCTTCTTATTGGCCGAGGAGGCAGACCAGAGATTTCATCACCAACTTCCTGTTCTAGAAGACAGCCGGAACAGGAATGTGCTAATGGCTTTGTGGGCAGGGAGCGCTTCAGGAACAGCAGCTGTTCTCCTGCCACCTCCTTACAGCGAACCCTCGTTGGCCGTTCTCTCTCTGTTGGGAGAAGCCCCCTCAGACCCAGAATTCGTAGCCTGGAACGGGAACAGCAAACGCCATCGTTTATGTGCTCCCCTAAACAAACTTTACCTGTGAATGACTGGGATGTGTTTTCAGTCTGCCATTCTCCATACCGGAATCAGCAGGAGATGCTGTCATCTCCGCACCCTGCGTGTCAGCAGGACGTCACTATGGCTCCAGACCACCAAATCAGCCCCAGACCACCATATCGTCGGCGATCTCTCTCTGGACACCAGCCCGTGTCCTCTGTCTCCCACATGTCCAGAAGAGGGCAGATTGATGCTGAGTTCAGAAGAATCTATCACCACTTTATCTGTCGGGGCTCTTCTTCGTATCCTACTTTCTGTCACCTGTGTCAGAGCCAATTGGACGATGGAGTCCAGGGGCGGTCCTTACCGTCCTCCAGCTGGTCTGCGCTTGCTCCGACACCCCCATGGCATCGACTAAAAAAACGATGTCGCcagcctgaggaggaggaggagtctctGAGATTCAAGCGCTTCCGTGAGAGTTATTCCCCTCGGTCAAAGAACCAGCAGCTCTGGTTAAAACACCAGCAGGCAAACAGATACATCTGTGATTCGATGGAAAACACTAGCGAGGATAAACGCACCTGGAACAGGGCACTTCTCCTGCAGTGTCCTAGCCCTGGACTCCTCAGGGCCAGTGAGCGCACTAGGAAAGTACCAGGCTCCAAACACGGCCTGCTAACCCATCAGCACTCCCCATCCTGG AGAGACACATTAAGGCCTGTTGAAG CCACATCACCTATGAGAAGTTGGAATCAAAGTGGGGTCTCGCAATCACCGAG TATGTCGAGGAGAAGACTTCTGTATGGGCCTCTCCAGTGA
- the paics gene encoding bifunctional phosphoribosylaminoimidazole carboxylase/phosphoribosylaminoimidazole succinocarboxamide synthetase isoform X2 codes for MASASDLKLGKKLNEGKTKQIFELLDEPGHVLVQSKDQITAGNAARKDQMDGKAAIANKTTSCVFQLLQTAGIKTAFVRQQSETAFVASHCDMIPIEWVCRRIATGSFLKRNPGVKEGYRFSPLKMEMFYKDDANNDPQWSEEQILAADLEPAGLAIGRCEVDIMNKSTVAIFEVLEKAWATQNCTLVDMKIEFGVNVATKEIVLADVIDNDSWRLWPAGDRSQQKDKQVYRDLKEVTPEAMQMVKRNFEWVSERVKLLLEPHTVGRVVVLMGSTSDMSHCERISKACSYYGISCDLRVTSAHKGPDETLRIKAEYEGDGVPTVFVAVAGRSNGLGPVMSGNTVYPVINCPPVTPDWGAQDVWSSLRMPTGLGCSTVLTPDAAAQHAAQILGLTNHLVWARLRASMLNTWISLKQADKKLQHCSL; via the exons ATGGCGTCGGCGTCAG ATCTAAAACTTGGCAAGAAACTTAATGAGGGCAAGACCAAGCAAATCTTTGAGCTGCTGGACGAGCCGGGTCATGTTTTGGTCCAGTCCAAAGACCAGATCACGGCGGGCAATGCGGCTCGGAAGGACCAGATGGACGGCAAGGCCGCGATCGCGAACAAGACCACCAGCTGCGTCTTCCAGCTGCTGCAGACCGCTG GCATTAAGACGGCCTTCGTGAGGCAGCAGTCTGAGACTGCGTTTGTAGCCAGCCACTGTGATATGATCCCCATTGAATGGGTCTGTAGACGTATCGCCACAGGCTCCTTCCTCAAGAGGAACCCAGGAGTCAAAGAGGGCTACCGTTTCTCGccgctgaagatggagatgttctACAAG GATGATGCCAACAACGACCCTCAGTGGTCTGAAGAGCAGATCCTGGCGGCTGACTTGGAGCCCGCCGGATTGGCCATTGGCCGCTGTGAAGTGGACATCATGAACAAGAGCACGGTGGCTATCTTTGAGGTCCTGGAGAAAGCCTGGGCCACTCAGAACTGCACTTTGGTGGATATGAAG ATCGAGTTTGGCGTGAACGTGGCCACCAAGGAGATTGTGCTGGCTGACGTGATTGACAACGATTCGTGGAGATTGTGGCCAGCTGGTGACCGCAGCCAACAGAAAGACAAGCAG GTGTATCGTGACTTGAAAGAGGTCACACCTGAAGCCATGCAGATGGTGAAGAGGAACTTTGAGTGGGTGTCTGAGCGAGTAAAG tTGCTCCTGGAGCCCCACACAGTTGGGAGAGTTGTAGTTCTAATGGGCTCTACCTCTGACATGTCTCACTGTGAGAGGATCAGCAAAGCTTGCAGCTATTACGGAATCTCCTGTGACCTCAGAGTCACCTCTGCACATAAAGGTCCCGACGAGACACTCCGCATCAAAGCTGAATACGAGG GTGATGGCGTGCCAACCGTTTTTGTAGCAGTTGCAGGGCGGAGTAACGGTTTGGGTCCAGTGATGTCAGGGAACACGGTGTATCCCGTCATAAACTGCCCCCCTGTTACACCTGACTGGGGTGCTCAGGATGTCTGGTCATCTCTTCGCATGCCTACTG GTTTGGGCTGTTCCACAGTCCTCACTCCAGACGCTGCTGCCCAACATGCTGCTCAAATCCTGGGTCTGACGAACCATCTTGTCTGGGCCAGACTTCGTGCCTCCATGCTCAACACCTGGATCTCATTGAAGCAGGCTGACAAGAAGCTTCAGCACTGCAGCCTGTGA
- the paics gene encoding bifunctional phosphoribosylaminoimidazole carboxylase/phosphoribosylaminoimidazole succinocarboxamide synthetase isoform X1, translating to MEPGAEQKRSSREEERKRGAASHWRGEEVKALLVVWREREAWDEAESKAKYEAISSRLREFGVCRDWLSCQTQSRSMALPDWRPPPPRSQTVYSPTVQAQTQAQSQADGRPTPRPYEVEEELGLPAHRTEGAASLSGFQEASGDHHFIFSGTEGGRHWSDKEIRALLSVWADRDVQVRLQSTHRNKGIFQEMAQRLELQHGVVRDWRQCRTKYKNLKYDYKVSKSQGRAMRFFSEVDAILQGKDVEDGPDDEEDSPRKGPEGDHAAGRRESGEDYIKIDDDESLADMQTIINSGSPPLITKDIGPTISPGGRTLLDEANVITVHDSGRNWSEEEVAALLNIWAEEGIQQQLQGSTRNKDVFVQISRRLLQQGVERDWKQCRTKYKNLKYLYRSLQRGKADIGDTRRIMKFYEQLDSILSRPYRGLYRNSEMLSPTMFEEHSLGEMPAQDDCDIIAVGYEHQTMDNIILRRSPGITTRTFQSQGRMDTILRRSEETAEVEYETGARVDGILLRSNDSAQTGYEERPLSGHSDTTGTYEGGREYKVSKDDTEMMFMEREYAMSSRGRKRKATDEDYTLICKRFQPSTDDGDSSTDCSENIDYRCKEEQDQYIPIMEITSVCSMASNAPTTENLDKRVSTEMASASDLKLGKKLNEGKTKQIFELLDEPGHVLVQSKDQITAGNAARKDQMDGKAAIANKTTSCVFQLLQTAGIKTAFVRQQSETAFVASHCDMIPIEWVCRRIATGSFLKRNPGVKEGYRFSPLKMEMFYKDDANNDPQWSEEQILAADLEPAGLAIGRCEVDIMNKSTVAIFEVLEKAWATQNCTLVDMKIEFGVNVATKEIVLADVIDNDSWRLWPAGDRSQQKDKQVYRDLKEVTPEAMQMVKRNFEWVSERVKLLLEPHTVGRVVVLMGSTSDMSHCERISKACSYYGISCDLRVTSAHKGPDETLRIKAEYEGDGVPTVFVAVAGRSNGLGPVMSGNTVYPVINCPPVTPDWGAQDVWSSLRMPTGLGCSTVLTPDAAAQHAAQILGLTNHLVWARLRASMLNTWISLKQADKKLQHCSL from the exons ATGGAGCCTGGTGCTGAACAGAAAAGGAGcagtagagaggaggagaggaagagaggagcagCCAGCCACTGGAGAGGGGAGGAAGTGAAAGCTCTGCTCGTGGTGTGGCGGGAGAGGGAGGCCTGGGACGAGGCGGAGAGCAAGGCAAAGTACGAGGCCATCTCAAGCCGTCTGAGAGAATTCGGCGTGTGCAGGGACTGGCTCAGCTGCCAGACGCAGAGCAGATCGATGGCTCTACCAGACTGGAGGCCTCCACCCCCACGATCGCAGACGGTCTACAGCCCCACGGTGCAGGCCCAAACCCAGGCACAGTCCCAGGCGGACGGCAGGCCGACACCGAGGCCTTACGAAGTGGAGGAAGAGCTCGGCCTTCCTGCCCACAGGACAGAGGGAGCCGCTTCCCTGAGCGGTTTTCAGGAGG CAAGCGGAGACCATCACTTCATCTTCTCCGGCACGGAGGGCGGGAGGCACTGGTCTGACAAAGAGATACGGGCTCTGCTCAGCGTGTGGGCGGACCGGGACGTGCAGGTGCGGCTGCAGAGCACCCATCGGAACAAGGGCATCTTCCAGGAGATGGCCCAGCGCCTGGAGCTGCAGCACGGGGTGGTGCGAGACTGGAGGCAGTGCCGCACCAAATACAAGAACCTGAAATACGACTACAAGGTCAGCAAGAGCCAAGGTAGAGCCATGCGCTTCTTCTCAGAGGTGGACGCCATACTGCAGGGCAAGGACGTGGAGGACGGCCCCGACGACGAGGAGGATTCGCCCAGAAAAGGACCCGAGGGAGACCATGCAGCCGGGAGGAGGGAATCTGGAGAAGACTACATCAAGATTGATGATG ATGAAAGTCTGGCAGATATGCAGACGATAATAAACAGCGGTTCTCCACCTCTCATCACAAAAGATATAG GTCCAACCATATCGCCAGGTGGCAGGACACTGCTGGATGAGGCAAACGTGATCACGGTCCACGACTCGGGCAGGAACTGGTCGGAGGAAGAGGTCGCCGCGCTGCTCAACATCTGGGCAGAAGAGGGGATCCAGCAGCAGTTGCAGGGCTCGACCCGAAACAAGGACGTGTTCGTGCAAATATCACGGCGGCTTCTGCAGCAGGGTGTGGAGAGGGACTGGAAGCAGTGTCGCACCAAGTACAAGAACCTGAAATATCTATACCGCTCCCTGCAGAGGGGCAAGGCTGATATTGGAGACACGCGTCGCATCATGAAGTTTTATGAACAGCTGGACAGTATTTTGTCCAGGCCCTACAGAGGTCTCTACAGGAACTCGGAGATGCTCAGTCCAACCATGTTTGAGGAGCATTCCCTTGGCGAAATGCCTGCACAGGATGACTGTGACATCATTGCTGTAGGATATGAACACCAGACTATGGACAATATCATTTTGAGGAGGTCTCCTGGCATCACCACCAGAACTTTCCAAAGTCAGGGACGAATGGACACCATTTTAAGAAGGTCTGAGGAGACTGCCGAGGTGGAATATGAAACAGGGGCTCGAGTGGATGGCATTTTGCTAAGGTCAAACGACAGCGCTCAAACAGGCTATGAGGAACGACCTTTATCCGGTCACTCGGACACAACTGGGACATATGAAGGAGGTCGGGAATAcaaagtcagtaaag ATGACACCGAGATGATGTTCATGGAGAGGGAGTATGCCATGTCAAGCAGAGGAAGAAAGCGGAAAGCCACAGATGAAG ATTATACTCTGATCTGTAAAAGATTTCAGCCGAGTACCGATGACGGGGACAGCAGCACAGACTGTTCGGAGAACATCGACTATCGGTGCAAAGAGGAGCAGGATCAATACATTCCGATCATGGAAATCACCTCTGTGTGTTCAATGGCGTCAAATGCACCAACAACTGAAAACCTG GATAAAAGAGTTTCGACCGAAATGGCGTCGGCGTCAG ATCTAAAACTTGGCAAGAAACTTAATGAGGGCAAGACCAAGCAAATCTTTGAGCTGCTGGACGAGCCGGGTCATGTTTTGGTCCAGTCCAAAGACCAGATCACGGCGGGCAATGCGGCTCGGAAGGACCAGATGGACGGCAAGGCCGCGATCGCGAACAAGACCACCAGCTGCGTCTTCCAGCTGCTGCAGACCGCTG GCATTAAGACGGCCTTCGTGAGGCAGCAGTCTGAGACTGCGTTTGTAGCCAGCCACTGTGATATGATCCCCATTGAATGGGTCTGTAGACGTATCGCCACAGGCTCCTTCCTCAAGAGGAACCCAGGAGTCAAAGAGGGCTACCGTTTCTCGccgctgaagatggagatgttctACAAG GATGATGCCAACAACGACCCTCAGTGGTCTGAAGAGCAGATCCTGGCGGCTGACTTGGAGCCCGCCGGATTGGCCATTGGCCGCTGTGAAGTGGACATCATGAACAAGAGCACGGTGGCTATCTTTGAGGTCCTGGAGAAAGCCTGGGCCACTCAGAACTGCACTTTGGTGGATATGAAG ATCGAGTTTGGCGTGAACGTGGCCACCAAGGAGATTGTGCTGGCTGACGTGATTGACAACGATTCGTGGAGATTGTGGCCAGCTGGTGACCGCAGCCAACAGAAAGACAAGCAG GTGTATCGTGACTTGAAAGAGGTCACACCTGAAGCCATGCAGATGGTGAAGAGGAACTTTGAGTGGGTGTCTGAGCGAGTAAAG tTGCTCCTGGAGCCCCACACAGTTGGGAGAGTTGTAGTTCTAATGGGCTCTACCTCTGACATGTCTCACTGTGAGAGGATCAGCAAAGCTTGCAGCTATTACGGAATCTCCTGTGACCTCAGAGTCACCTCTGCACATAAAGGTCCCGACGAGACACTCCGCATCAAAGCTGAATACGAGG GTGATGGCGTGCCAACCGTTTTTGTAGCAGTTGCAGGGCGGAGTAACGGTTTGGGTCCAGTGATGTCAGGGAACACGGTGTATCCCGTCATAAACTGCCCCCCTGTTACACCTGACTGGGGTGCTCAGGATGTCTGGTCATCTCTTCGCATGCCTACTG GTTTGGGCTGTTCCACAGTCCTCACTCCAGACGCTGCTGCCCAACATGCTGCTCAAATCCTGGGTCTGACGAACCATCTTGTCTGGGCCAGACTTCGTGCCTCCATGCTCAACACCTGGATCTCATTGAAGCAGGCTGACAAGAAGCTTCAGCACTGCAGCCTGTGA
- the ppat gene encoding amidophosphoribosyltransferase produces the protein MEFEESGIGEECGVFGCVATGEWPTQLEVGQIITLGLVALQHRGQESAGIVASNGSSPPTYVTLKGMGLVNTAFKAEELLKLRHGNLGIGHTRYSTTGISELQNCQPFVVDTLHGKIAVAHNGELVNAAALRKKVMRHGVGLSTCSDSELITQLLALTPPMEEADTPDWVARIKNLMTETPASYSLLIMYKDVIYAVRDPYGNRPLSIGRLVPISKLHSSGGGEGDTEGWVISSESCSFQSIGAKYYREVQPGEIVQISKDGIKSLCIVPRPEGDPPAFCIFEYVYFARPDSIFEGQMVYTVRQRCGRQLAIEAPTEADVVSTVPESATPAALGYAQASGLPYVEVLCKNRYVGRTFIQPNTRLRQLGVAKKFGALTDNFAGKRVVLIDDSIVRGNTISPIIKLLKEAGATEVHIRVASPPIRFPCYMGINIPTKEELIANKPEFKDIAGYIGATSVRYLSVEGLVAAVRGVTESCGGKELEPIRPSSDGNQRLGHCTACLTGKYPIELEW, from the exons ATGGAGTTCGAGGAATCCGGTATCGGGGAGGAATGTGGAGTTTTCGGTTGTGTTGCTACCGGCGAGTGGCCAACACAACTAGAAGTTGGGCAAATTATAACACTGGGGCTTGTGGCTTTGCAGCACAG GGGTCAAGAGAGTGCGGGAATCGTTGCAAGTAATGGGTCCTCACCACCCACATATGTCACCCTTAAG GGCATGGGGTTAGTGAACACAGCTTTTAAAGCGGAGGAATTGCTGAAACTGCGGCATGGCAACTTGGGTATCGGGCACACGCGGTATTCCACCACAGGCATCTCCGAGCTACAAAACTGCCAGCCGTTCGTGGTTGACACCCTGCACGGCAAGATCGCGGTGGCACATAACGGTGAACTCGTCAATGCCGCAGCCCTGCGCAAAAAG GTGATGAGACATGGTGTCGGCCTATCCACCTGTTCAGACAGTGAACTCATCACTCAGCTTCTAGCTCTAACTCCGCCCATGGAGGAGGCCGATACTCCTGATTGGGTAGCACG CATTAAGAACTTGATGACCGAGACACCTGCTTCCTACTCTCTTTTGATAATGTACAAAGATGTGATCTACGCTGTGCGAGACCCATATGGGAACAGACCTCTCAGTATCGGACGTCTGGTGCCCATCTCCAAACTGCACAGCTCAG GCGGAGGGGAAGGAGACACTGAAGGCTGGGTGATCTCCTCGGAGTCCTGCAGCTTCCAGTCCATCGGAGCAAA GTACTATCGTGAGGTACAGCCTGGAGAAATCGTGCAGATCTCCAAAGACGGCATCAAGAGCCTGTGTATAGTGCCACGCCCTGAGGGAGATCCTCCCGCCTTCTGCATATTTGAGTACGTTTACTTCGCCAGACCAGACTCCATATTTGAAG GTCAGATGGTATATACAGTCAGGCAGCGTTGTGGACGCCAGCTAGCCATTGaggcccccactgaagcagatGTGGTCAGCACGGTTCCTGAGTCTGCAACACCAGCAGCTTTAGGATATGCACAAGCG TCTGGCTTACCTTATGTGGAGGTGCTGTGCAAAAACCGATATGTGGGCAGAACTTTCATTCAACCGAACACTCGTTTGCGTCAGCTGGGAGTGGCTAAGAAGTTTGGCGCATTGACTGACAACTTTGCTGGCAAACGAGTGGTCCTTATTGATGATTCTATTGTGAGGGGCAACACCATCTCGCCTATCATTAAACTACTGAAGGAGGCAGGAGCAACAGAG GTCCACATTCGAGTGGCATCTCCTCCAATTCGATTCCCCTGTTACATGGGCATCAATATTCCAACCAAAGAGGAGCTCATAGCTAACAAACCAGAGTTCAAGGACATCGCTGGCTACATTG GGGCAACCAGCGTGCGGTACCTGTctgtggaggggttggtggcaGCTGTCCGGGGCGTGACAGAGTCCTGTGGGGGGAAAGAGCTGGAGCCAATCAGGCCAAGCAGCGACGGTAACCAGAGGCTGGGACACTGCACTGCATGCCTGACGGGGAAGTACCCCATCGAGCTGGAGTGGTGA
- the LOC143523033 gene encoding E3 ubiquitin/ISG15 ligase TRIM25-like produces MAEDSSISVDHLQFSCSICLDLLKNPVTTPCGHSFCMVCINDFWDHTTQGGVYSCPQCREAFVPRPVLRRNNVMAEVVEKLQKKELRGSSPIQHTSGSGDVECDICFEGKDKAVKSCLVCLASFCEAHLKPHYESPVFRKHKLVQPCRQLQDKLCSRHDKLIEIYCYTDQQFICSLCVLDDHKGHYTASVASERTKQQRQVTEMQRKSQQRIQEKEKKLQDIQEALSTLQRSAELALEESERTLTELLLSIEKTCFEVMELIRAREKAELSRAETLLEQLEQEIADLKRTHSELEQLSHTEDDIYFLQRFRSLCSATKTKECNRVAINRHLSFDGVSKSLSDLKERLDEFCKEEFNKIHSHVAKIQMVLPYEPKTREEFLQYYCSLTLDPNTANEALYLSENNRKAARSGGLKQYPRHPERFEAFGQVLCREGLDGRCYWEVELSRGGRVYISVSYKGISRKGQGNECWFGHNSQSWSLECSSTLSFWHDNVQTKISGLPCSRVGVYVDHSAGTLSFYSVADTMTLLYKVHTTFTQPLYPGFWINVLATAKLCECRE; encoded by the exons ATGGCAGAGGACAGCAGTATTTCAGTAGACCACCTTCAGTTCAGCTGTTCAATTTGTCTGGATCTTCTGAAGAATCCAGTGACTACACCCTGTGGACACAGTTTCTGTATGGTGTGTATTAATGACTTTTGGGATCATACAACTCAGGGGGGTGTCTACAGCTGTCCTCAGTGCAGAGAGGCTTTCGTGCCGAGACCTGTCCTACGGAGGAACAATGTCATGGCTGAAGTGGTGGAGAAACTCCAGAAGAAAGAACTGAGAGGTTCCTCTCCTATTCAGCACACCTCTGGATCAGGAGACGTGGAGTGTGACATCTGCTTTGAGGGCAAAGACAAAGCCGTCAAGTCCTGCCTGGTGTGCCTGGCGTCGTTCTGTGAGGCTCACCTCAAACCTCACTATGAATCACCCGTCTTTAGGAAACACAAGCTGGTCCAGCCATGCCGACAGCTACAGGACAAACTCTGTTCTCGCCACGACAAATTGATAGAGATCTACTGCTATACGGACCAACAATTCATCTGCTCATTGTGTGTTTTGGATGATCATAAAGGACATTATACTGCATCGGTTGCATCAGAAAGAACAAAACAACAG AGACAAGTGACTGAAATGCAAAGGAAGTCACAGCAGAGGATccaggagaaagaaaagaagctACAGGACATCCAAGAAGCTTTGAGCACTCTTCAG CGCTCTGCTGAGTTGGCCttggaggagagtgagaggaccCTGACTGAGCTGCTCCTCTCCATTGAGAAGACGTGCTTTGAGGTGATGGAACTGATCAGAGCTCGGGAGAAGGCCGAACTAAGTCGAGCTGAGACTCTCCTGGAGCAACTGGAGCAGGAGATCGCTGATCTTAAGAGGACGCATTCTGAACTGGAACAGCTGTCCCACACAGAAGATGACATTTATTTCCTCCAG AGGTTCCGGTCTCTCTGCTCAGCTACCAAAACTAAGGAATGCAACAGGGTGGCTATCAACCGTCATCTTTCATTTGATGGAGTGAGTAAATCTCTCTCAGATCTGAAAGAGCGCTTAGACGAATTCTGTAAGGAGGAATTCAACAAAATCCATTCACATG tTGCCAAAATTCAGATGGTCTTACCATATGAACCCAAAACAAGAGAGGAATTTCTACAGT atTATTGTTCATTGACCCTGGACCCCAACACAGCGAATGAAGCACTTTACCTGTCTGAGAACAACAGGAAGGCGGCGCGTAGTGGAGGGCTGAAGCAGTACCCCAGACACCCGGAGAGATTTGAAGCTTTTGGACAGGTGCTGTGCAGGGAGGGTTTGGACGGCCGCTGCTACTGGGAGGTGGAGCTGAGCAGGGGTGGAAGAGTCTACATATCGGTGTCTTATAAAGGGATCAGCCGGAAAGGACAAGGCAATGAATGCTGGTTCGGTCACAACAGCCAGTCGTGGAGTTTGGAGTGCAGCTCCACTCTGTCGTTCTGGCATGACAACGTGCAGACGAAGATCTCCGGCCTACCGTGCAGCAGAGTAGGAGTGTATGTGGATCACAGCGCGGGAACTCTGTCCTTCTACAGCGTGGCGGACACAATGACGCTCCTGTACAAAGTTCACACCACTTTTACTCAGCCCCTGTATCCTGGGTTTTGGATCAATGTGCTTGCAACAGCAAAATTGTGTGAATGTAGAGAATAA